In Syntrophales bacterium, one DNA window encodes the following:
- a CDS encoding MBL fold metallo-hydrolase, with product MKDIEISFFGPGIGECIVSHLGNNQWMIVDSCLDPSTRAPIALQYLNQKGVNVATDVKLFLISHWHDDHISGASEVLRACKSAKFVCSAALRCNEFVTLVSRYQSRSMMISSGVDEFAKVNHIPAKAGSFDVGWKP from the coding sequence TTGAAAGATATTGAAATATCATTTTTTGGCCCAGGCATCGGTGAATGTATCGTCAGTCACTTAGGCAATAACCAATGGATGATTGTTGATTCATGCCTTGACCCCTCAACGCGAGCCCCCATTGCCCTTCAATATTTGAACCAAAAAGGTGTTAATGTCGCGACCGACGTTAAGCTTTTCCTTATAAGCCATTGGCATGATGATCATATCAGTGGTGCATCTGAAGTTTTACGTGCATGTAAATCCGCAAAATTTGTATGTTCCGCTGCTCTCCGTTGCAACGAGTTTGTTACTCTTGTATCAAGATATCAAAGTAGATCAATGATGATTAGTTCTGGTGTTGACGAATTTGCAAAAGTAAACCACATACCGGCTAAAGCCGGTAGCTTTGACGTCGGCTGGAAGCC